Genomic segment of Synechococcales cyanobacterium T60_A2020_003:
CCACGCAGTTGATCAGGTCAAACTCCCCTGGCAAATTCTCCGCGTCATACAGGCTGAGATGGTGAAATTCCACCCGATCGGCACCCGATCGCTGACAGCGTTCCTTCGCCACCGCTAGCGCCCCAGAACTGAGATCAATCCCCGTTACCTGCGCCTTGGGATTCAGATGAACCAGGTACTCGGTTCCGACACCCGTTCCACACCCCGCATCTAGAATCCGAATATCATCTCTGGATGGTTTCTGTCCGGTGCAAAAGCTATAGGCCGCCTGCCAATTCCATCGCCAGTTATACCCAGGGGGCGGCTCATCTAGAAGCGGTTCAGGCGGAAAGGGATAGGTATCATACAGCTTTTCAACGGCGCGACTGACCGATTGGGCATCTAACATAGCGAAGATTTTTGCTCAGCATTTCTGAGTTTATCGAAAAGGCGATCGCTAAACGCAGTCTTCCCGACTCAAACCTCCAACATGCCACGGCTCAGCTAAACCCTCCACAGGATTACGCCATGACTCCACCTCTACACCTTGAACCATGATGAACAGGTAACAAAACTTATACTTTTTCTCAGGTAGATCACCGTTATCCCCTATGATCGCCTAGGAGACCAAGCATCTGAGGTTAGACACACTTTTTAACAATTCTGTGTGACTTACCCGAAACGTTCTAATCTAAAAATTGAGCTGATTGACCCTAGGTGGTCTTTGGTGGAGCTTTTTCATGAAGCTGTTCATGTGTTTCGGCACGTCTTAGATTAAGAGAGCAGTCAAAAGTGTTCACCAGGTAGCACTCTGGGCATGTTTTATGCAATCAAGATTGATAGGGAGCTTTTGAAATCCAATGAGTGTAAAGGCAAGTGGTGGAAGCTCTGTTGCACGTCCGCTGCTATACCAGACCCTACCCGTTTCAACTATTTCTCAGGCTGAACAGCAAGACCGATTCCTCGGTCTCGGCGAATTGTCGGAACTTTCGAGTTTCTTCGGTTCAGGGCTGAAGCGCCTAGAAATTTCAGAAATTCTTACAAGAAATTCCGAATTGATTGTTTCGCGGGCTGCGAACCGAATTTTTGTTGGGGGATCGCCCATCGCGTTTCTAGAAAAGCCTAAAGATGACGAGCCTGTGCTCATGACGGTGGGTGGTGTTGAAATGAACACCACAGAAGCCATGAAGCTAGGAACAACAACCTACGTAGAAAGCAAGAGTAGCGGTGGTGGCATCTTTGATGGCTTGCGATCGCTCTTTACAGTAACGGGCGGTGGCCCCATCCCCCCTGGTTTTCGCCCCATTAACGTCAGCCGCTATGGCCCCCGCAACATGCAGAAATCCCTGCGTGACCTGAGCTGGTTCTTGCGCTATGTGACCTACGCGATCGTTGCTGGTGACCCCAACATCATCGCGGTCAACGTCCGTGGACTGCGAGAAATCATTGAAAACGCCTGCTCTGGAGAGGCAACCATTGTTGCGCTGCAAGAAATGCGGATAGCGGCACTGGGCTATTTCCGCCAAGATGCTGATGCCGCCGCGATTGTGGCTCAGTATTTTGACGTTCTACTCACCGAGTTCAAGGCTCCAACGCCCTCTGATAAGTTGCGTCAGCGTCCCAGTGCTGATCAGCAGGGTCTACAGCTTCCTCAAATCTATTTCAATGCAGCAGAGCGTCGGCCTAAGTTCGTGATGAAGCCTGGGCTGTCTGCCTCTGAAAAGAACGACGTAGTAAAAGCAGCCTATCGTCAAGTCTTCGAGCGAGACATCACTAGAGCCTATTCACTCGCCATCTCCGACCTTGAGTCGAAGGTAAAAAACAACGAAATCTCGATGAAGGAGTTCATCCGTCGGCTTGCCAAATCGCCGCTGTACCGGAAGAACTTCTACGAGCCTTACATTAACAGCCGTGCGCTTGAGCTGGCATTTCGTCACATTCTTGGTCGTGGTCCTAGCAGCCGCGAGGAAGTCCAGAAGTACTTCTCGATCGTGTCCTCTGGTGGTCTACCCGCGCTCGTGGATGCCCTTGTAGACTCCCAGGAATACGCAGATTACTTTGGTGAAGAAACCGTTCCGTATCTGCGCGGTCTGGGTCAGGAAGCTCAGGAGTGCCGGAACTGGGGACCTCAGCAAGACCTGTTTAAGTACAGCGCACCCTTCCGCAAAGTTCCTCAATTCATCACGACCTTTGCAGCCTACAACCAGCCGCTACCCGATCAACACCCCTACGGTGCTGGCAACGATCCCCTGGAAATCCAGTTTGGCGCGATTTTCCCAAAAGAAACCCGCAACCCGAATTCCAGCCCTGCCTTCTTTGGTAAGGACACCCGCCGGATCTTGATCAACCGTGGCCCTGGCATTAATAACCAGCTCAGCAATCCAGGTGCACGTGGCGTTAATCCGGGTTCTCTCGGTCCCAAGGTCTTCAAGCTGGAGCAAATTCCAACCAAGAAGAACCTCAGCATCAAGTACACCGAAAGCTCGACCCAAGCGGTGATTCGGGCGGCGTATTTGCAGGTCTTTGGTCGTGACCTATACGAAGGGCAACGGCTCAAGGTTGCGGAAATTAAGCTAGAAAACGGTGAAATCACCATTCGTGGATTTATCCGTCAACTCGCGAAGTCGGAAACCTTCCGCAAGATGTACTGGTCGTCTCTCTACATCATGAAGGCGGTTGAATATATTCACCGTCGCCTGTTAGGACGTCCCACCTACGGTCGTCAGGAAACCAACCGCTACTTTGACATCTGTGCGAAGCAGGGCTTCTATGCACTCGTTGATGCCATTATTGATAGCCCAGAGTACAGTGAAGCGTTTGGCGAGGATGTGGTTCCCTACGAGCGCTATGTCACTCCGGCTGGTTTAGCCCTGCGATCGCTCCGGGCTGGCAGCATTGGCTTTACGGGTGCCCTCGTGAAGCCGGAAGAACCCACGCCGAAGTTTATCGAACTGGGAACTCCGGCTGGTGGCGATCGCTCTCAGCCTGATGTTGATTTCCGTTTAGCTCAAGGGGTTAGCAAGCGTCGCGAACAGCGCAAGATCTTCAAGCTCACCAGTACCGTTGATAAAACTCAGGTGAATGGGGTGATTGGTGCAGCCTATCGCCAAATCTTTGAACGCAACATTGATCCGTACATCATTGAGAACGAGTTCTCGGTTCTGGAGAGCAAGTTAGGCAACGGCGAAATCACGGTTAAAGAATTCATCGAAGGGCTAGGCTGCTCGAAGCTCTATATCCGCGAGTTCTACACACCGTACCCGAACACCAAGGTGATTGAACTGGGAACCAAGCACTTCCTGGGTCGCGCACCGAAGGATCAGGCAGAGATTCGTAAGTACAACCAAATCCTGGCAGCCGAGGGTCTTCGCGGCTTCATCGGTGCGATGGTGAACAGCATGGAGTACCTACAAACCTTTGGTGAAGATGTGGTTCCCTACAACCGCTTCCCCACCTTGCCTGCGGCGAATTTCCCCAATACTGAGCGCCTCTACGGTCAACTCACGAAGCAAAACAGCGACTTGGTTGTTCCAAGCTTCACTCCTGTGGTTCCCCGCATGGGTGTTCCCGCAACCGTCTCGCTGACGAACGGTAACCCCCTCTACGTCGATCTCGGTCGTACCCCTGGAAATGATGCGATCGCACCCGTAGTGTCCCAACCTACCCGGATTCACCGCAGAACAGCCAATATGTCCGGTGCTGACGTTGAGGCTCTCATTCAAGCCGTTTATCGTCAGGTCATGGATGTGTACTCCGAGGAGATTCCGTCTGAACTGCGAGTGTTTGATCTAGATAACCAGTTCCGGGTTGGCACTTTGTCTGTCCGAAGCTTTGTGGAAGAGTTGATTAGCTCTGAGGTTTATCGTCGCCGCTTCTATGCAGCCTATCCTACGGAGAAAGTGGCAGAATTCCTGCTACGTCATCTCCTTGGCCGCGCTCCGATGAGTGCTGATGAGTTGACAGCACTGAGCCAAACCATCACTCAGCAGAGTGTTGCGGCGGCGGCTAACTCGATCGTGAATGGAACAGAGTACGCCACCTATTTTGGTCTGGATACGGTTCCGTACAAGCGGTTCTAACCTATGATTCCAACATGCGGTATCCCCAGCGGTGCCGCATGCTTGCTTATCCAGTTAGGTATAAACCCCTTGCCATATCGTTTTCTGGTTGCATAAATGTGCGATCGCTGTCACCCATGTCGGCAATGTTTCCCCTGTGGACAGTGCCTTAGGGTTTGGCTTGCTGTACAGACTGAAATCGATTTTCACGGTGTCAGTCAGTACGTGAGAAACTCGATTACATGGCGTTACAAGCGCGTCAATTAGCAGTAATGTGATCGTCCTGATTCAATGATGAATTGAAGGGGCGATCGCTTTTTGTGAGAACTAAAAGCTTGACAAATCGCGGATTTCGTACATCTTTGCAAAAGATGAGGGGATTATTACGAAATATTGCAACCAGGCGAAGTGGGTGAACTAAATGCCGCAAAATATTTCCGGAAGGTAGCTGAGATTAGGTGCTTGTATCTGTGCTGACATCGATCTGGTGATAGAGGCAGACAGGCTCAAATCAGAAACAGTTCTTCAATAAAATTTAGCCAAGCTACACCACCGTCTTACATGGGGTTGATGGCTCAGGTGTTCCATCGCGATCGCCTGTTTTTGCATATTTGGTTACATCTTTTTTCTGGAGGAATCCATCCATGAGCATTGTCACCAAGGCAATCGTTAATGCCGATGCTGAGGCTCGTTATCTCAGCCCCGGTGAACTCGATCGAATCAAAGCGTTTGTTACCTCTGGCGAAAGCCGTCTGCGGATTGCTCAGGTTCTGACCGAGTCCCGTGAGCGCATCATCAAGCAAGCAGGTGATGCACTGTTCCAAAAGCGTCCTGATGTTGTTTCTCCTGGTGGAAACGCATACGGCGAAGAAATGACTGCAACTTGTCTGCGCGACATGGACTACTACCTCCGTCTGATCACCTACGGTGTAGTTGCTGGTGACGTTACCCCTATTGAGGAAATCGGTATCGTTGGCGTTCGCGAAATGTACAAGTCCCTGGGAACTCCCATCGACGCAGTTGCTGAGAGCGTTCGCGCAATGAAGAGCGTTGCAACCTCTTTGATGTCTGCTGATGACGCTGCTGAAGCAGGTGCTTATTTCGACTACGTCATCGGTGCAATGAGCTAGGTTTTAGCCTTGCTTCTTGGACGGTTACTACTCAAAATTGACGACCTCATTTTTTAAGGAAACGAGATCATGCAAGACGCAATTACTTCTGTTATCAACTCTTCCGACGTTCAGGGTAAGTACCTTGACGGCGCTGCGATGGATAAGCTGAAGAGCTACTTCTCCACGGGTGCATTGCGCGTTCGTGCGGCAACCGCTATCAGCGCTAATGCAGCAGCTATCGTTAAGGAAGCAGTTGCTAAGTCCCTGCTATACTCCGACGTTACCCGTCCCGGTGGAAACATGTACACCACCCGTCGCTATGCTGCTTGCATCCGCGACCTCGACTACTACCTCCGCTATGCAACCTATGCAATGCTAGCTGGCGATCCGTCCATCCTGGATGAGCGCGTTCTCAACGGTTTGAAGGAAACCTACAACTCCTTGGGTGTACCCATCGGTTCTACCGTTCAAGCAATCCAAGCGATGAAGGAAGTAACCGCTAGCCTGGTAGGCGCTGACGCTGGTAAAGAAATGGGCGTTTACTTCGACTACATCTCCTCTGGCTTGAGCTAGGGCAGATTCACGAGTTGAATAGTTTTGGATTCTACGGTTTTAGTTAGGATTCATCGCTAGTAACTCAATCACCTCTAGGGCTGGGAAATTTTGGAGACGTTTTAGGGGGCAAATGGCTTCAATGCTATTGGTCTTTAAGCAATCCCCGAATTCCCAGTCCTACGGGTCTAGATCTACGGAACATAGTCCGTAATTCGATACAAATTTGCTTTAGTTGACACATTGAAGGAGAGCGAGATCCATGCGAATGTTTAAGGTTACGGCTTGCGTCCCTAGCCAGACTCGGATTCGTACTCAGCGTGAGTTGCAGAATACCTACTTTACGAAGCTGGTTCCCTATGACAATTGGTTCCGTGAGCAGCAGCGCATCATGAAGATGGGCGGCAGGATTGTGAAGGTTGAGCTAGCCACTGGCAAGCCCGGAACAAACACAGGTCTGGCGTAACGACGAGACGCTAGGTCTTATTAAAGACAAGTTTTTAATCAAAAAGCATACATAACCCTGTAGTGATACAGGTTTTTATGGGATAGCTGTTCTGTAGCGTTGATGAGAGGCTTTTTAGTCTCTTTTTTTTTATCGGAATTGCCATACATCGCCTCAAAAATCGAACCGCCAACTCCGGTCTAGCTCCCCAATGCAGATGCACATAGGAGGCATGAAGGGAGCGATCGCCCCATCCTTCGGGCACATCGACATGATCCTGGGTGTAGCCGTTGAGATGATACAGCGGTTCTGATGGAACATCAGTGAGGCGCGATCGATGAAATTCGTGTCCCCGGACAGTCTCTTGGGGAATCACCAGGCAAGTCTCCCGTTGAGCTGTTGCCTCTCGATATCCCAGGGTTAGGCGATCGCCCATCACTACCGACGTTG
This window contains:
- a CDS encoding phycobilisome rod-core linker polypeptide, whose protein sequence is MSVKASGGSSVARPLLYQTLPVSTISQAEQQDRFLGLGELSELSSFFGSGLKRLEISEILTRNSELIVSRAANRIFVGGSPIAFLEKPKDDEPVLMTVGGVEMNTTEAMKLGTTTYVESKSSGGGIFDGLRSLFTVTGGGPIPPGFRPINVSRYGPRNMQKSLRDLSWFLRYVTYAIVAGDPNIIAVNVRGLREIIENACSGEATIVALQEMRIAALGYFRQDADAAAIVAQYFDVLLTEFKAPTPSDKLRQRPSADQQGLQLPQIYFNAAERRPKFVMKPGLSASEKNDVVKAAYRQVFERDITRAYSLAISDLESKVKNNEISMKEFIRRLAKSPLYRKNFYEPYINSRALELAFRHILGRGPSSREEVQKYFSIVSSGGLPALVDALVDSQEYADYFGEETVPYLRGLGQEAQECRNWGPQQDLFKYSAPFRKVPQFITTFAAYNQPLPDQHPYGAGNDPLEIQFGAIFPKETRNPNSSPAFFGKDTRRILINRGPGINNQLSNPGARGVNPGSLGPKVFKLEQIPTKKNLSIKYTESSTQAVIRAAYLQVFGRDLYEGQRLKVAEIKLENGEITIRGFIRQLAKSETFRKMYWSSLYIMKAVEYIHRRLLGRPTYGRQETNRYFDICAKQGFYALVDAIIDSPEYSEAFGEDVVPYERYVTPAGLALRSLRAGSIGFTGALVKPEEPTPKFIELGTPAGGDRSQPDVDFRLAQGVSKRREQRKIFKLTSTVDKTQVNGVIGAAYRQIFERNIDPYIIENEFSVLESKLGNGEITVKEFIEGLGCSKLYIREFYTPYPNTKVIELGTKHFLGRAPKDQAEIRKYNQILAAEGLRGFIGAMVNSMEYLQTFGEDVVPYNRFPTLPAANFPNTERLYGQLTKQNSDLVVPSFTPVVPRMGVPATVSLTNGNPLYVDLGRTPGNDAIAPVVSQPTRIHRRTANMSGADVEALIQAVYRQVMDVYSEEIPSELRVFDLDNQFRVGTLSVRSFVEELISSEVYRRRFYAAYPTEKVAEFLLRHLLGRAPMSADELTALSQTITQQSVAAAANSIVNGTEYATYFGLDTVPYKRF
- the apcA gene encoding allophycocyanin subunit alpha, coding for MSIVTKAIVNADAEARYLSPGELDRIKAFVTSGESRLRIAQVLTESRERIIKQAGDALFQKRPDVVSPGGNAYGEEMTATCLRDMDYYLRLITYGVVAGDVTPIEEIGIVGVREMYKSLGTPIDAVAESVRAMKSVATSLMSADDAAEAGAYFDYVIGAMS
- the apcB gene encoding allophycocyanin subunit beta, with product MQDAITSVINSSDVQGKYLDGAAMDKLKSYFSTGALRVRAATAISANAAAIVKEAVAKSLLYSDVTRPGGNMYTTRRYAACIRDLDYYLRYATYAMLAGDPSILDERVLNGLKETYNSLGVPIGSTVQAIQAMKEVTASLVGADAGKEMGVYFDYISSGLS
- a CDS encoding phycobilisome linker polypeptide; the encoded protein is MRMFKVTACVPSQTRIRTQRELQNTYFTKLVPYDNWFREQQRIMKMGGRIVKVELATGKPGTNTGLA